The Nyctibius grandis isolate bNycGra1 chromosome 9, bNycGra1.pri, whole genome shotgun sequence genome segment CACATCATGAAACTCTTGCTTTAGAGCCTGATTCAATATTAGAGTTCATCGCTTCAGCGGTGTGTAATTGCATTGTAGAGTAGTCAGAATGATTATCTGCTTTGAGTCACTAAAGGTAGCTCTACCAACACGTATTTGACAAGAACTGAGATGTCATTTAGCAACGACACTACAGGTGCCCTGGGATGATACTGCTTACTATatcaaatatttcactttttttttactacatgCAGATACTAGGAATTATTTCTGCTCATTTCTTAAGTCACAGGGAgctcatttaaataaattaatgaaggTTAAAATTGCTTGTGTTTATTAATTCTGCGCGCAACTTTTACATGGTTAAAATGTTAAGGAAAATCTCCATTATGATGGAAGGATACTCTAGTAATTGCCTGTAATTATAAGGGTGGCTCActacaaatacatttaaatacatcATAGCAAGATACATTAGAAGCTGACACTTCCATAGTTTAGGACAAGTAatgtattttggaaagaaagactGAATAAAAGGTATGGTCTCCTTAGGCTGACTACCCCAGGAGCTGTTGGATTCATGCCCAGCATTGACACTGTAAAAGCCATTCAGTTTATTTACAATATTTGGCGTTTCTAGGATTGCAACTGCAGGTGATTCAAAAAACCAAGCTAGAATAAATTAAGCTACATTTGTGTTATATCACAATAAACCagtttgctgttgttttgtagTAGAAATAATTGATTCACTTACCTTATCACTGTAAGAGCAGAAAGAATTTGGCGTACATATGAAAATAGTCAAAGGCACCTTGAAATATATTGGTCTTAATATATGTTACTGATGGAGGAACTTGCAATAAATCAAGGCCTGAGGGAACGTGTTGCCTGGGAGGTGGGTTTTTATCCTATTTGCCAGGCAGAACATGTTATCAAATTCACTAGTTATCCTTTTTTATCTTGTGAAGTTGAATTTCCAGCTTAAAGAAATGGTTGGAAAAAGGAGCCCTAAGACAGAGAGATCACATCTGGGCAGAAACTTTGTATCTGAATGGGCTCCAGGTCACATTCATCCACGGCATACCTGATTTCAAGGGATGCAAAGCACAACAGATTTTAGCTGCTCTGTTTTTTGTGGGAAGGTTTTATGTTTTAGCTCACTAAAAGCAAGGGCATCTTTTTAACACAGCGACAAATGCATTGTTGGCCTGACTGAAGTGActctttattttaatgcattctgACAGACTTCAGCTACTGTGTAATGTCAAGAAATTGGGGAGACTAAAAGTTAAAGGAACTGGGTGACCAGGGGGGATCCATGAGAGCAGCTCCAAGTCACAGACACACAGACGATATTTATAGAGTTAAATGTACTTCCTATTTTGGTATGGAAGCACGTCCCTCCCTACAGATCCTTCAGGCTAAAGCCAAACAGATGCCCAATGAgtgaaattaaatcaaaaagTTTTCACTTGTGTGCTaagaagtaaaaacaaacaagaaccCAGAGCCCAGAGATATGACAGTTCTGGATAGGCTTAGGTTAACAAGAGGTAAAACTGAGATCCATTTCAGACACACTTTAAAGTGGGTCATCAGAGATAACGAACTTGTAATCAATTATTAGCATAGAATGACTGCGTCCATCCCGCAGCActgtttttaacagaaagtCAAGCAGAAGCATGAGAGCAACACTCTTCTAAAGCCACATACATCTTTATTCTCCACCCAGGCCAGCAAGGATGGGAAAAGggaatgcaattaaaaataacaatcagCAAACACACATTAtctttacttaaaaaaacatcCAAACTACAGCAGCCAGAAACACACTCAATAGTCAGAATAACTGGAATTCCCTGCACTTGATAGTGGCACATAAGCAGAAATTACTTGTGAGTTTCTAAAAGCAAGGGTAGAACAAGACAAaaacttgtgctttttttctatTACAGCAAGTGATTATGAGTATATATTCTGCAGCAGGCAAACCACTCTGGGGGATCATGGGCAAGAGAGAAAGCTATCCAGAGTTGTTTTGAGAAAAGTTTGAATAAAACTTACAAATAGCACCAGAACTAACCCCAAGCTTAAACAAGCCCCCACCAAAATCATTGGCAGAACACCCTGACTTCGGCAGAAGCAGAGGCAAGCTTGGTTAAGTGTAAAGAAGTAGAAAACACACGATGGATTGTTCAATTATATCCCCAGAAAGGTGGCCTCCAAACCCAGAAACATAGCTGCCATGGCAGAGAGAGGGTAAGAGACTTCTCTGATGCTCCTTTGTGTTTACATTGCAGTAAGAGGCACAGATTTGGTTTTGTCTCCACTTTGGCAGGCTGTTTGCAATTCAGAAAGTAAATCCTACAGCTCAGCAGACATTTCACATAGCTGTATTCTGTAACGAGCTAGTATTTATCATTCAAGCCCTCTGTAATTGAACGCTCTTTGTGCTACTGACCCCAGCCTTTCGTCTAGCCTTGAACAGCTGCTGTTTGGCAGTGACAGCTGAACTGGGttttctccctctgcagcaACACACACTTGCCAGCCATCCTTCCCCCAAACCCACTTGTTTGCTGCATGTTGGGACCAAGATACACAATCCACTCCTTTCACGCCAGCAGTGTCCCTCTAGGCAAAGCGTGAGAACACTTGCCGGCGGGCCTTCCTTCCCATTAATGCTTGTTAAGCGTCACTTCTTCCCACCCTCCAGCCATGTGGGAGACTGCGATTTCCATGTGGAGGAGTATTAAGCAGAGTGGCTGTGCTGGGTCACTACATACTGCGAGCACTGGCATGACTTGTCCTCAGCTTCTCTGTTAATTCAGAGGCGTATCAAGCTCCCTGACTGAAACAGCCCTATGAAAGGCATTTCACTGCTCGAACCAGTCCCATACTCTTTGAATCCCACCTAATTACCTGCCATTGCCTCACATGTTGGggtctattttattttatttatttttttttctggaatttgGTCATTGCCTTTAAAGACGTAGCCAGTAAACACTGAAAGCTATGCATCAGGAAGCAGCAAACACTGCCTGGCTGTACCTGTGAAGCGTGGGGCCAAGCCTGCTCTTGATATCTGGTTTGTACACTATTCACACTGTTAATCCTCAAGCCAGTGCTAAGAGGCTGCTCTCGCTGGACCTCCCAGAAGGGGACAGACCAAGGATGCAGCAGGGACTTTACTTATTTCCCAGTGTCAGGCCTAGAGCATCGGATGGACTTCTTGATACCTCACAGGTTCCCAGCTGTCCTaaccagcacagccagccagTGTAGTCTTGACCCCATCCTTGAAATGCAACACAAAGCACTAGTTCCTGTGAAATCCAGCTTCTGAATGCTTCTCTTTATCATCCTAAAACTAGAGCAGCTCCCCCTCCAGTAGGGAGACTGGGGAAGTGAAACACCTATACGACATGAGTGACTGTGCAGCCCGACTGACTGCACACTACGAATTATCTACCTACACGCATGCAAATGGTGGGCTCCTCTGGGTTGGGGCTGAGCCAGACCTTCTAGCAGCACCAGCTGAACTACAGCACTCAGAAAATTAATCATGTTTCAGACATCCATTGCTCTTCCATATAATTCACCAGGAAGTGTGTGGGGGATGCAGATTTCCAGAGCTGAGGCACTAATGCAGTTTGCACTGGCACTAACAGACATGGGCTCAGGGATGCCCTATTCTGAAAGGGAAAGTCCAGCAGCCCTTCCATAAGAGCAacctgaaaaacagaatgaCCATTTCAGTGAGACCTTCCCATCCTAAGCATCTTCCACTCCACTTCCCTAAATACAGGTGCCACCAGTCCACACTTGCGTTGCAGTGACATGCAAACTGATCACCTTTCCTCACAGCAGATGTTTCTTCCCTGTAATGCAACTGTTTGCACTGCACGTTGCGTACAACTCTTGTAGCCCATTCCTTCCTAGCAGTGCATCTATCAAGAGATTAAATGCAGGTGTGCCCTAAGCACCTATCTGTGCACCTGCAGTCTCCTGAGGGTGCTTGGTGACAGGACCATCAGGTTGCTACGCACCACATTACAGAGCAAGCCCTACTCTTCCATCATGTGATGGGTGCGTTTCAGGTCAGTGTAAGCTCACATGCCTTTGTTGGAGGCTATGCTGTCCTCTTCCACTGAAAGGCTGGGCACAACTATTGTAGTGGTCTATTTTTCAAACTCTGACAGTGTCTAAGCAGTTAGCCTACCTGGAAGGTTTGCTGCACTTGTCAGAAGGACTGGAAAAGGACCCTTTCTAGGAAAACTGCAGGAACATCACGTTTTGCAGTTTAGCCTTCACCTCAATGATTTCCTAGGTCCTGAAGGTCCTCCCCCGAGTAGAGACTTCTTTTCACTGAATCGTCAGGTCACTGTTAAATCCCATTCCCTAAAAATAACTAACTTTACAGAAGTGGACTTTTCAGCATATATCTCTGCCAACCCACAAACAGCCCAAGCCCCCCAGGCCTGGATTTTCTCACCATTCCCAGAAGTTGTAATTAGCTAAACAGATGACAAATCCTTGGAGAGCCATGCACATCCCCACCCAGATCATGTGAAACTAGCACACTTGCATTCTGTGACATTTAAAGAGCACTCCCAGCccaatattttattcattaagtttgtgtttaaatacatatatatatatatatatataaaaaatcaGTGTGTTATTTTCCAGGTGAAAACCACTCGCATATGACCAAAATAGTCAGCCAGGACAAAGGCTCAGACTGCTGAGGTCTCAACCCCCTGCGCAGAGCTCTTGCCAGAGAGACTACCTGAGATATTGTCAGAATCTAGCAGCTCGACAATGCTATACGGAGAACAATCTTCCAAACCCAGCTTGCTGCAGAGCCAGCCACAGAAGCCCTTCTCCATATCCCTGACAGCATGCCACCAGTACCCAAAGGACCACGCTACCTGGGCCACAGCTGAGTACAGGCCTAGAGAAAAAGATACAACCATAATTATAATTGGGTAGAAGATGATCAAAAAGGGACAAAAGGTGATTTTGTGCCAGAAGGTCCTCTCTTCATTGTACACCAAGAAGATGTTGTACCATGTAATGGTTCCATAGTAGAATGAAACCACAAAGGACACTACAAAAATGATGGGGAGGCAGATGATGGTCCAGAGGACGATGTGGGGTCCTCTGTCCAGCCCAACAtcacatttcttcttcttctcagCTATGTCCTCTTTAGGAGGTTCCTTTGACTTAGCCAGTTCCTGCAGCTCTTTTTCCGTTAGTGTGACATGGATATCCACCATCTGacccttcttctttcccctggTGATTGTTCCAGTCAAGGTGACATATCGGCTGTCTAAAGGCATGTTCCAGACACCTAGAACACAGATAAACTCATCtacattaaatttattttctgtacgGAATATTTTGTGTAAATCCCCAAAGACCCCAAAGACAATTTGATAGTGCATATGGAGTTatagttaaatttaaaaaagatggAACGCAAGAAGCAATGCAGCATAAAGAAGATGAttatcacagaagaaaaagagctaaTGAGGGAGAAGACAGGAATTCCAGATGACAGATATCACAAGGGAGAAGACTCCAGCATCTGCACTGGGGACAATACGTGAAGGGAAGCTGCTGCAAGAGTATATGAGAAAGAGCTGATACAGAGTAACTGAATAAAAATGGTACACCTATTTTCTCTGGTACCTTCACAGATTTATTCCTGAACAGTGTGGACACTTGGAGTGAATTAGATAAATATGACTAAGACTCTTGTTATGGAACAAGCACATCCACACCTGGAGTTACACTTGAATACCTAATATTTCACTTTACATTTGCACTGTATCtcaatgcaaattaattttcaaagtttaGAAAAACCTTACAAACTCTCATAtaattatatttgcattttaaggGATCAACAAAGGCACCAAACAGGAAAGTGCTGGGATGTGGTTAAAGTCGCAGACTGCCTTAGCTTCCAAGTGACATTGGTTTAGGACGGTCCCTGCAGTAGTACTGGCCATAAACTCTTCTATGCTTCCTCCTGGTCTGAATTCTGACTAGCTTGGAACGAGGTCTTCAGAGGCTCTTAAAAGGAGGCTGAGCAGTTTGAAGTGGCCCACAAAAATAGGAAGGCAGCAGATAAGCCACGAGGATGGGGGTTGGAATCATGGGGAAATCTGGTATGGCTGATGGACCAGGAGCATGCATTCACATTTAAGC includes the following:
- the TMEM169 gene encoding transmembrane protein 169 is translated as MPTEVLESSSGMEETVEKETKSGSQSPHCSSMRRAVATTVTFDGEATMDRRKKKKKESRPESIIVYRSENENKVEEEQADEEGGERSSEEGSKFLGQSMADGVWNMPLDSRYVTLTGTITRGKKKGQMVDIHVTLTEKELQELAKSKEPPKEDIAEKKKKCDVGLDRGPHIVLWTIICLPIIFVVSFVVSFYYGTITWYNIFLVYNEERTFWHKITFCPFLIIFYPIIIMVVSFSLGLYSAVAQVAWSFGYWWHAVRDMEKGFCGWLCSKLGLEDCSPYSIVELLDSDNISGSLSGKSSAQGVETSAV